In Corynebacterium guangdongense, one DNA window encodes the following:
- the ffh gene encoding signal recognition particle protein has product MFESLSDRLQSALTGLRGKGKLTEDDINTTAREIRLALLEADVSLPVVRGFIKRIKERATGAEVSAALNPAQQVVKIVNEELVEILGGETRRVQLAKTPPTVIMLAGLQGAGKTTLAGKLAKHFSKQGHTPMLVACDLQRPGAVQQLQIVGERAGVPTFAPDPGTSIDSHEHEMGTSHGDPVAVAQAGVEEAKRQQHDIVIIDTAGRLGIDETLMTQARNIREAVQPDEVIFVIDAMIGQDAVTTAQAFADGVDFTGVVLTKLDGDARGGAALSIREVTGKPILFASTGEKLEDFDVFHPERMASRILGMGDVLSLIEQAESVMDQEKAVDAARKIGTGEMTLEDFLDQLLMVRKMGPLGNLMKMLPGGKQMNQMAEMIDEKQLDRIQAIIRGMTPAEREDPKILNASRRKRIAAGSGVQVADVNQLVERFFEAKKMMGKMASQMGMPGGGMNRSATKKQRTTRKGKGGKKKQIRAKSTGGGMPGMPNMAQLQQMQKQMEQQGGVPGGNPQLPGGLGDIDLNNLDFNEAMKRMGKGKGF; this is encoded by the coding sequence GTGTTTGAGTCTCTGTCCGATCGCCTGCAATCCGCGCTCACTGGCCTGCGCGGCAAGGGCAAACTGACCGAGGACGACATCAACACCACCGCCCGCGAGATTCGCCTCGCGCTGCTGGAGGCTGACGTCTCGCTGCCCGTCGTCCGCGGGTTCATCAAGCGCATCAAGGAGCGCGCGACCGGAGCCGAGGTGTCGGCGGCGCTGAACCCTGCCCAGCAGGTCGTCAAGATCGTCAACGAGGAACTCGTCGAGATCCTCGGCGGCGAGACCCGGCGCGTCCAGCTGGCGAAGACCCCGCCGACCGTCATCATGCTCGCCGGTCTCCAGGGCGCGGGTAAGACCACCCTCGCCGGCAAGCTGGCCAAGCACTTCAGCAAGCAGGGGCACACTCCAATGCTGGTGGCCTGTGACCTCCAGCGTCCGGGCGCGGTGCAGCAGCTCCAGATCGTCGGTGAGCGCGCCGGCGTGCCCACCTTCGCCCCCGACCCGGGCACCTCCATCGACTCCCACGAGCACGAGATGGGCACCTCCCACGGTGATCCGGTCGCCGTCGCCCAGGCCGGTGTCGAGGAAGCCAAGCGTCAGCAGCACGACATCGTCATCATCGACACTGCGGGCCGCCTCGGTATCGACGAGACACTGATGACCCAGGCCCGCAACATCCGCGAGGCGGTCCAGCCGGACGAGGTCATCTTCGTCATTGACGCGATGATCGGCCAGGACGCCGTCACCACCGCGCAGGCCTTCGCCGACGGCGTCGACTTCACCGGCGTGGTCCTCACCAAGCTCGACGGTGACGCCCGCGGTGGCGCCGCGCTGTCCATCCGTGAGGTCACCGGCAAGCCGATCCTCTTCGCTTCCACAGGTGAGAAGCTCGAGGACTTCGACGTCTTCCACCCGGAACGGATGGCCAGCCGCATCCTCGGCATGGGCGACGTGCTCTCGCTGATCGAGCAGGCCGAGTCCGTCATGGACCAGGAGAAGGCCGTCGACGCCGCCCGTAAGATCGGCACCGGGGAGATGACCCTCGAGGACTTCCTCGACCAGCTGCTCATGGTCCGCAAGATGGGCCCGCTCGGCAACCTGATGAAGATGCTGCCGGGCGGCAAGCAGATGAACCAGATGGCCGAGATGATCGACGAGAAGCAGCTCGACCGCATCCAGGCCATCATCCGCGGCATGACCCCGGCAGAGCGGGAGGATCCGAAGATCCTCAACGCCTCCCGCCGCAAGCGCATCGCCGCAGGCTCCGGCGTCCAGGTCGCCGACGTCAACCAGCTCGTCGAGCGCTTCTTCGAAGCGAAGAAGATGATGGGCAAGATGGCCAGCCAGATGGGCATGCCGGGCGGCGGGATGAACCGGTCCGCGACCAAGAAGCAGCGCACCACCCGCAAGGGCAAGGGCGGGAAGAAGAAGCAGATCCGCGCCAAGTCCACGGGCGGCGGCATGCCGGGGATGCCGAACATGGCCCAGCTGCAGCAGATGCAGAAGCAGATGGAGCAGCAGGGCGGCGTGCCCGGCGGCAATCCGCAGCTGCCCGGCGGTCTCGGCGACATCGACCTCAACAACCTCGACTTCAACGAGGCGATGAAACGCATGGGCAAGGGCAAGGGCTTCTAG
- a CDS encoding acyltransferase family protein: MTSSSPVARSSTYRPDLDGLRGVAIALVVIYHVFVGRVSGGVDIFLLLSGYFFLGSQLRYAGRRHASLNPWWPIWRTLRRLVPALAVVMFATLPLLYLFAPQMLTRELGGQVTAALLYHLNWELIGQEADYAAASADTSPLQHLWSMSVQGQFYLGAIVFALAFAWLVKRRSWTAEDVRTVAGPLLAVATLASFLWAARHGWIGTQGSYYSTFARSWELTLGALLALYLPLLKVPERIAGPLPGIGLVIVALTGLLIPTSLAFPGPAALLPLGGAVLVILGGGRGRVARMLASRPAIWLGDIAYSLYLWHWPLLIIGTAAVGATSPPWWLGTAVVAVSLLLADLTHRLVEAPLRQRTRRPTREDRPLAAARASLRRPAGALRAGGGLLVAGLAAALLAFPPAWSDYLDQLGERDMDPRLYPGARVLAGAPAFDAPPSPDPAVIAGIYPQPGHDSCMVFTPEAPDHYATTDRWGGPCIYGDPDAQRTVVIAGGSHAEPWTEPLDALGRQHGFQVIPFLRQECPIVLGDAPEVSRACAEWSAGAVRLMVSMAPDVVVSTSTRPVGPGGVGPDVAPAGYRHFWEALDDAGIPFIGLRDNPWTTTPAGEVDDPNYCMLRVRDGGAGCTSSTDPVSACSLPRTAVYAEEDPAAAVLADHRLAQAVDTADWFCTADACPPVIGNIPVMRDQNHISNAYALSAADLLWPHLERAFNLPRP; this comes from the coding sequence GTGACCAGCAGTTCCCCCGTCGCCCGGAGCAGCACCTACCGCCCCGATCTCGACGGCCTGCGGGGCGTGGCTATCGCTCTCGTCGTCATCTACCACGTGTTCGTGGGCCGGGTCTCCGGCGGCGTCGACATCTTCCTGCTGCTCTCGGGTTACTTCTTCCTCGGCTCCCAACTGCGCTACGCCGGGCGCCGCCATGCCTCCCTCAACCCCTGGTGGCCGATCTGGCGCACCCTGCGCCGCCTCGTGCCGGCGCTGGCGGTGGTGATGTTCGCGACTCTGCCGCTGCTCTACCTCTTCGCACCACAGATGCTGACCCGGGAACTCGGCGGCCAAGTCACCGCGGCGCTGCTCTACCACCTCAACTGGGAACTCATCGGCCAGGAGGCCGACTACGCCGCCGCCTCGGCCGACACCTCCCCCCTCCAGCACCTGTGGTCGATGTCCGTGCAGGGCCAGTTCTACCTCGGGGCCATCGTCTTCGCGCTGGCCTTCGCCTGGCTGGTCAAGCGTCGATCCTGGACCGCCGAGGATGTCCGTACCGTCGCCGGGCCCCTGCTGGCTGTGGCGACCCTCGCCTCTTTCCTGTGGGCCGCGCGCCACGGCTGGATCGGCACCCAGGGCAGCTACTACTCCACCTTCGCCCGCAGCTGGGAACTCACCCTCGGCGCGCTCCTGGCGCTGTACCTGCCCCTGCTGAAGGTGCCGGAACGCATCGCCGGACCGTTGCCGGGCATCGGCCTGGTGATCGTGGCGCTCACCGGCCTGCTCATCCCGACCTCGCTGGCCTTCCCCGGCCCGGCCGCACTACTCCCGCTCGGCGGAGCCGTCCTGGTCATCCTCGGCGGCGGGCGGGGTCGGGTCGCGCGAATGCTCGCCTCCCGCCCGGCGATCTGGCTCGGCGACATCGCCTACTCCCTCTACCTGTGGCACTGGCCGCTGCTCATCATCGGCACCGCGGCCGTCGGCGCGACCTCCCCGCCCTGGTGGCTGGGCACGGCTGTCGTGGCGGTGTCGCTGCTGCTCGCCGACCTCACCCACCGCCTCGTGGAGGCGCCACTGCGTCAGCGGACCAGGCGACCCACCCGCGAGGACCGACCGCTCGCCGCCGCCCGGGCGTCACTGCGCCGACCCGCCGGGGCGCTGCGGGCGGGCGGCGGCCTCCTCGTCGCCGGGCTGGCCGCCGCCCTGCTCGCCTTCCCGCCCGCGTGGTCCGACTACCTCGACCAGCTCGGTGAGCGCGACATGGACCCGCGCCTCTATCCCGGCGCCCGCGTCCTCGCCGGCGCCCCCGCCTTCGACGCCCCGCCCAGCCCCGATCCGGCCGTCATCGCCGGCATCTACCCGCAGCCCGGCCACGACTCCTGCATGGTGTTCACCCCCGAGGCACCCGATCACTACGCCACCACGGACCGCTGGGGCGGCCCCTGCATCTACGGCGATCCGGACGCGCAACGCACCGTCGTCATCGCGGGCGGCTCCCACGCCGAGCCGTGGACCGAACCCCTCGACGCGCTGGGCAGGCAGCACGGGTTCCAGGTCATCCCCTTCCTGCGCCAGGAATGCCCCATCGTCCTCGGCGACGCCCCCGAGGTCAGCCGGGCCTGCGCCGAGTGGTCCGCGGGCGCCGTGCGCCTGATGGTCTCGATGGCCCCGGACGTCGTCGTCTCCACCTCGACCCGGCCCGTCGGCCCCGGCGGTGTGGGTCCCGACGTGGCGCCGGCCGGCTACCGCCACTTCTGGGAGGCGCTTGACGACGCCGGCATCCCCTTCATCGGGCTGCGCGACAACCCCTGGACGACCACCCCTGCCGGGGAAGTCGACGATCCGAACTACTGCATGCTCCGCGTCCGCGACGGCGGCGCGGGCTGCACCTCCTCGACGGACCCGGTGTCGGCGTGTTCCCTGCCGCGCACGGCCGTCTACGCGGAGGAGGACCCGGCGGCGGCAGTCCTCGCCGACCATCGCCTCGCCCAGGCGGTCGACACCGCCGACTGGTTCTGCACCGCCGACGCCTGTCCCCCGGTCATCGGCAACATCCCGGTCATGCGCGACCAGAACCACATCTCCAACGCCTACGCGCTCTCCGCCGCCGACCTGCTCTGGCCCCACCTGGAACGCGCCTTTAACCTGCCCCGCCCATAG
- a CDS encoding acyltransferase family protein has translation MTTAAPTTATTGRHALTGTPNPYREDLDGLRGIAIALVVLFHIFVGRVSGGVDIFLLLSGYFFLGSQLRYASRGNASLNPWWPIWRTLRRLVPTMTVVIGLVFLAGKTILPQWDAPHLTQQVSTSMLYFLNWELYQQGADYNVASDGVSPLQHLWSMAVQGQFYLGAIAFSLGLAYLFRGRRHLVQRVAGPILVALTLVSFAYATWEQFHNQPLNYYSTFSRSWELTLGAALAVYGGRVVFAPLMREIMTALGLLMVVTTGMLFDGATLFPGPAALFPIGGAVLIILGGTGGSSVGAVLASRPLLWLGRVAYPFYVWHWPLLIAATIWSGQPRPSLIVGVVVFLVSLALAHLTHRYVEEPLRQHWKRPTRDQTPVSNALAGLRSSPVARARAVAGALVAVAALVLASAFPVMLYKRDQAIYEYLDPAIYPGAAALAGAPVPAAEPKQDPFVVPQIFPLAGRDGCLTFTYHDTDEFVTTSWGRPLGDPCVYGDATADTTVYLVGGSHAEQWSTALDIIGQRQGFKLVPLLRQGCPTYLSEPDFAGATADCLEWNRNMVDRLVQADPDLVISTTTRPQGETGRGPDVVPDTYPEFWDILAAHDIPFAGLRDNPWGFNAEDGVMDRTQCFADLGDEALCGAPRELIYAPVNPADELLDARENMWSIDTADWFCTPDFCPAVVGNIYVYRDADHVSEAYLRTLVEPLEKALIPVLAQLR, from the coding sequence ATGACGACGGCAGCCCCAACGACGGCGACCACCGGACGGCACGCGCTCACAGGCACGCCCAACCCGTACCGCGAGGACCTGGACGGACTCCGCGGCATCGCCATCGCGCTCGTTGTCCTCTTCCACATCTTCGTGGGCCGGGTCTCCGGCGGCGTCGACATCTTCCTACTGCTCTCGGGCTACTTCTTCCTCGGCTCCCAGCTGCGCTACGCCTCCCGCGGCAACGCCTCGCTCAACCCCTGGTGGCCGATCTGGCGCACCCTGCGCCGGCTCGTGCCGACAATGACCGTGGTCATCGGCCTGGTCTTCCTGGCGGGCAAGACGATCCTCCCGCAGTGGGACGCCCCGCACCTGACCCAGCAGGTGTCGACCTCCATGCTCTACTTCCTCAACTGGGAGCTCTACCAGCAGGGCGCGGACTACAACGTCGCCTCCGACGGGGTCAGCCCCCTGCAGCACCTCTGGTCCATGGCCGTGCAGGGCCAGTTCTACCTGGGTGCCATCGCCTTCTCGCTCGGGTTGGCCTACCTCTTCCGCGGCAGGCGCCACCTGGTGCAGCGCGTCGCGGGCCCCATCCTCGTCGCCCTGACCCTGGTCTCCTTCGCGTACGCGACCTGGGAGCAGTTCCACAACCAGCCGTTGAACTACTACTCCACCTTCTCCCGCAGCTGGGAGCTCACGCTCGGCGCCGCGCTCGCGGTCTATGGCGGCCGCGTCGTCTTCGCCCCGCTCATGCGCGAGATCATGACGGCTCTCGGCCTGCTCATGGTGGTCACCACCGGCATGCTCTTCGACGGCGCCACCCTTTTCCCCGGCCCGGCCGCCCTCTTCCCCATCGGCGGCGCGGTGCTCATCATCCTCGGCGGCACCGGGGGCAGCTCGGTGGGCGCCGTGCTGGCCTCCCGCCCGCTGCTGTGGCTGGGGCGCGTGGCCTACCCCTTCTACGTCTGGCACTGGCCGCTGCTCATCGCCGCCACCATCTGGTCCGGGCAGCCACGCCCGTCACTGATCGTCGGCGTCGTCGTCTTCCTCGTCTCCCTCGCCCTGGCCCACCTCACCCACCGCTACGTCGAGGAGCCGCTGCGCCAGCACTGGAAGCGCCCGACGCGTGATCAGACCCCGGTGAGCAACGCGCTGGCGGGGCTGCGTTCCTCCCCGGTCGCGCGGGCCAGGGCGGTCGCGGGCGCGCTCGTCGCCGTCGCCGCCCTGGTGCTGGCCTCCGCGTTCCCGGTCATGCTGTACAAGCGTGACCAGGCGATCTACGAGTACCTCGACCCGGCGATCTATCCGGGCGCAGCCGCGCTGGCCGGGGCGCCGGTGCCGGCGGCGGAACCGAAACAGGACCCTTTCGTCGTCCCGCAGATCTTCCCCCTGGCCGGCCGCGACGGCTGCCTGACGTTCACGTACCACGACACCGACGAGTTCGTCACCACCTCCTGGGGCCGGCCCCTGGGCGATCCCTGCGTCTACGGCGACGCCACCGCCGACACCACCGTCTACCTCGTCGGCGGTTCCCACGCCGAGCAGTGGTCGACGGCGCTCGATATCATCGGCCAGCGCCAGGGGTTCAAGCTCGTTCCGCTGCTGCGTCAGGGCTGCCCGACCTACCTCAGCGAGCCCGACTTCGCCGGCGCCACCGCCGACTGCCTCGAGTGGAACCGGAACATGGTCGACCGCCTCGTTCAGGCCGACCCCGACCTCGTCATCTCCACCACCACCCGCCCGCAGGGCGAGACCGGCCGCGGCCCGGACGTCGTGCCGGACACCTACCCCGAATTCTGGGACATCCTCGCCGCCCACGACATCCCCTTCGCCGGCCTGCGCGACAACCCCTGGGGCTTCAACGCCGAGGACGGCGTCATGGACCGCACCCAGTGCTTCGCCGACCTCGGCGACGAGGCGCTCTGCGGCGCCCCGCGCGAGCTCATCTACGCCCCGGTCAACCCCGCCGACGAGCTTCTCGACGCTCGCGAGAACATGTGGTCCATCGACACCGCCGACTGGTTCTGCACCCCGGACTTCTGCCCCGCCGTCGTCGGCAACATCTACGTCTACCGCGACGCCGACCACGTCTCCGAGGCCTACCTGCGCACCCTGGTCGAGCCGCTGGAAAAGGCCCTCATCCCGGTCCTTGCGCAGCTGCGCTGA
- a CDS encoding ammonium transporter, which produces MSPDATMAASGNAAWLLISAALVLLMTPALALFYGGMTSRKATLNMMLMSFGALGVVSVVYVLWGWSMSYGSQSVAGIFSNPFEFFGLRNSLVDADGRYIEGASGYANVIDVAFQMTFAIISTAIISGALAERVKFNTWLVFSGVWVTLVYFPLAHMVWGGGILSHAEFSISSWMFGVTDGEATIVPIDFAGGTVVHISAATAALVLALMVGRRRAFPTGIAKPSNLPAVMLGAGLLLFGWFGFNGGSAFAADGLAGLAWLNTLVSAAAAMLGWLLYERLRHGGATSLGGASGIIAGLVAITPAAGAVSPLGAIFLGFCGGVLAAWGAGLKYRFGFDDSLDVVGVHLVAGLWGTVGLALVAADTGLLTGGGLDGLRLLVIQTVIALVAMVFSGVITALIALVLGRTMGWRVGKLAESEGIDLHVHREGAYDLAGPVTRHVIPRSLPVTEPEGEVRLSTPLPTAIPKMEQR; this is translated from the coding sequence ATGTCCCCTGATGCAACGATGGCCGCCTCCGGCAACGCCGCGTGGCTCCTCATATCCGCGGCCCTGGTGCTCCTGATGACGCCGGCGCTCGCGCTGTTCTATGGAGGTATGACCTCCCGCAAAGCGACCCTCAACATGATGCTGATGTCCTTCGGCGCCCTCGGCGTCGTCTCGGTCGTCTACGTCCTCTGGGGTTGGTCGATGTCCTACGGCTCGCAGTCCGTCGCGGGCATCTTCTCCAACCCCTTCGAATTCTTCGGTCTCCGGAACTCGCTTGTCGACGCCGACGGTCGCTACATCGAGGGCGCGTCTGGTTACGCCAACGTCATCGACGTCGCCTTCCAGATGACCTTCGCGATCATCTCCACCGCGATCATCTCCGGCGCCCTGGCCGAGCGTGTGAAGTTCAACACCTGGCTGGTCTTCTCGGGCGTGTGGGTCACGCTCGTCTACTTCCCGCTGGCCCACATGGTGTGGGGCGGGGGAATTCTCAGCCACGCCGAATTCTCCATCTCCTCCTGGATGTTCGGCGTCACCGACGGCGAGGCGACGATTGTTCCCATCGACTTCGCCGGCGGCACAGTCGTCCACATCTCCGCGGCGACCGCCGCGCTGGTGCTCGCCCTGATGGTCGGGCGGCGTCGGGCCTTCCCCACGGGCATCGCCAAGCCTTCCAACCTGCCCGCCGTCATGCTCGGCGCCGGTCTGCTGCTGTTCGGCTGGTTCGGTTTCAACGGCGGCTCCGCCTTCGCCGCCGACGGCCTCGCCGGGCTGGCCTGGCTCAACACCCTGGTTTCGGCCGCGGCCGCGATGCTCGGGTGGCTGCTCTACGAACGCCTGCGGCACGGTGGTGCGACTTCCCTGGGTGGGGCCTCCGGCATCATCGCCGGTCTGGTGGCGATCACCCCGGCGGCCGGCGCCGTCAGCCCGCTCGGCGCGATCTTCCTCGGTTTCTGCGGGGGAGTCCTCGCCGCCTGGGGGGCGGGGCTGAAGTACCGCTTCGGTTTCGACGACTCCCTCGACGTCGTCGGCGTCCACCTGGTCGCCGGCCTGTGGGGCACCGTCGGTCTGGCGCTGGTGGCCGCCGACACCGGCCTCCTCACCGGGGGCGGCCTCGACGGGCTCAGGCTGCTCGTCATCCAGACCGTCATCGCACTCGTGGCCATGGTCTTCTCCGGTGTGATCACCGCATTGATTGCGCTGGTCCTGGGCCGGACGATGGGCTGGCGCGTCGGCAAGCTCGCGGAATCCGAGGGCATCGACCTGCACGTTCACCGGGAAGGCGCCTACGACCTGGCCGGCCCAGTCACCCGGCACGTCATCCCGCGTTCGCTGCCGGTCACCGAACCCGAGGGTGAGGTCCGCTTGTCGACGCCACTTCCCACCGCAATCCCCAAGATGGAGCAACGATGA
- a CDS encoding P-II family nitrogen regulator: MKLITAVVKPFALGEIHANLHRLGITGMTATEVLGYGRQRGRTEVYRGAEVATEFVDKVKIEVLSTDGDVDAICAAVIAAARTGGVGDGKLWVTDLERVVRVRTGETGDEAI; encoded by the coding sequence ATGAAACTCATTACCGCAGTGGTCAAACCCTTCGCGCTCGGTGAAATTCACGCCAACCTGCACCGGTTGGGAATCACCGGCATGACCGCCACCGAGGTTCTCGGATACGGGCGCCAGCGCGGCCGCACCGAGGTGTACCGCGGTGCCGAGGTCGCCACCGAATTCGTCGACAAGGTCAAGATCGAGGTCCTCAGTACCGACGGTGACGTCGACGCGATCTGCGCCGCGGTCATCGCCGCGGCCCGCACGGGCGGGGTGGGTGACGGCAAGCTCTGGGTCACCGACCTGGAGCGCGTGGTCCGGGTCCGCACCGGCGAGACCGGCGACGAGGCGATCTGA
- a CDS encoding HNH endonuclease signature motif containing protein, with product MNESRINDLITQVTTGLQGLATLMASPESVAFAAVHPSFEALEAAMNHKAAIDASFAWLANLHEAGRMVGSTSTTQYLREKLGLSRAEAYNRLRQGAALYDPVPEPSPEAPPATESDEQRRARESEQRRRAAEEEAAQQRARQAAAEASAEKRRVIEAELDHLSEHADPGANALRERALKQAGWRGAEDLRAWVRDRVREANARARKPDGTRDRLAAWKKRYISFGQQDADGGVRLSGYLPAAQAAALRAALSYNQSTTWSDGESDGAEERDKRSLGQRRADKLHEIVRGHSADKEPNRGGIGSVVVSVTQPELEEMGLDTRFPTNTGVYLSPLDMLVLGEASCDWMTVHDERGALLTLGRGKRTANLEQRIALLVTELTCSHPGCDRPVDECQIHHIIAWLLSGRTDIENLTLLCRMHHRDNNDKRDGSRGMGHAERDPASGRVGHRDAGSSKIRLNNSVAAGKSASARIRRRHAPPDSESEALFAV from the coding sequence ATGAACGAATCGCGAATCAATGACCTGATCACCCAGGTCACCACCGGGCTGCAGGGCCTGGCCACCCTCATGGCCAGCCCTGAGTCCGTCGCCTTCGCCGCTGTCCATCCTTCGTTCGAGGCGCTGGAGGCCGCCATGAACCACAAGGCCGCCATCGACGCCTCCTTCGCCTGGCTGGCCAACCTGCACGAGGCCGGCCGCATGGTCGGCTCCACCAGCACCACCCAGTACTTGCGCGAGAAACTCGGCCTCTCCCGGGCCGAGGCCTACAACCGGCTGCGCCAGGGCGCGGCCCTCTACGACCCGGTCCCGGAACCCTCCCCGGAAGCGCCGCCGGCCACCGAAAGCGATGAGCAGCGCCGGGCCAGGGAGTCGGAGCAACGCCGACGGGCGGCCGAGGAGGAGGCCGCTCAGCAACGTGCCCGCCAGGCGGCGGCGGAGGCCTCCGCGGAGAAACGCCGCGTGATCGAGGCCGAGCTGGACCACCTGTCCGAGCACGCGGACCCCGGGGCCAACGCCCTGCGCGAGCGGGCCCTGAAACAGGCCGGCTGGCGCGGTGCCGAGGACCTGCGCGCCTGGGTACGCGATCGGGTCCGTGAGGCTAACGCCCGGGCCCGCAAACCCGATGGGACCCGGGACCGGCTGGCGGCGTGGAAGAAACGCTACATCTCCTTCGGTCAACAGGACGCCGACGGCGGGGTGAGGCTCTCCGGGTACCTGCCAGCGGCCCAGGCCGCGGCGTTGAGGGCCGCGTTGTCCTACAACCAGTCCACCACCTGGTCCGACGGGGAATCCGACGGCGCGGAGGAGAGGGACAAACGTTCCCTGGGCCAGCGTCGGGCGGACAAGCTGCACGAGATCGTCCGTGGCCACAGCGCGGACAAGGAACCGAATCGGGGCGGGATCGGGTCGGTGGTGGTGTCGGTGACGCAGCCCGAGCTGGAGGAGATGGGGCTGGACACCCGCTTCCCGACCAACACGGGCGTCTACCTCTCGCCCCTGGACATGCTGGTCCTGGGGGAGGCCTCCTGCGACTGGATGACCGTTCATGACGAGCGCGGCGCGTTGCTGACGCTGGGGCGGGGCAAACGCACGGCCAACCTGGAGCAGCGGATTGCACTGCTGGTCACGGAGTTGACCTGTTCCCATCCGGGGTGTGATCGCCCGGTGGACGAGTGCCAGATTCACCACATCATTGCGTGGCTGCTGTCGGGTCGTACCGATATCGAGAACCTGACGTTATTGTGCCGGATGCATCACCGCGACAACAACGACAAACGGGACGGGTCACGAGGGATGGGGCATGCGGAGCGCGACCCCGCCAGTGGGCGGGTGGGGCACCGCGACGCCGGGTCGTCAAAAATACGCCTCAATAATTCGGTGGCGGCGGGCAAATCCGCTTCGGCACGGATCCGGCGTCGGCACGCGCCCCCGGATTCTGAGTCGGAGGCCCTGTTCGCGGTCTGA